A single region of the Gammaproteobacteria bacterium genome encodes:
- a CDS encoding carboxyl transferase domain-containing protein — protein MTTLSSSINPQSTLFKENAAHMSQLVMDLREKASVIAQGGTEAARKRHQAHGKLLPRERIEQLLDPGSPFLELSQFAGLAMYDEPVPAGGIIAGIGQVMGQECMIVANDATVKGGTYYPITVKKHLRAQEIAEVNHLPCIYLVDSGGAFLPKQDEVFPDKEHFGRIFYNQANMSAKGIAQIAVVMGSCTAGGAYVPAMADIAIMVKEQATIFLAGPPLVKAATGEVVSAEDLGGADVHCRTSGVADYYAQNDADALRLAREAVANLNRRKILTLATRASLEPLYSVEEIYGVVNADPRQPYDVHEVIARLVDGSEFDEFKALYGSTLVCGFAHIYGYPVGMVANNGILFSESALKGAHFIQLCAKRKIPLVFLQNITGFMVGKKYETRGIAKDGAKLVTAVACCQVPKFTVMIGGSFGAGNYAMAGRAYNPRFLWMWPNARISVMGGEQAANVLAQVNQEKKTRLGEVYDAKADEAFKAEIRAQYETQGHPYYASARLWDDGIIDPADTRRVLGLGISAALNSPIEETAWGVFRM, from the coding sequence ATGACGACACTATCCTCCTCGATAAACCCACAAAGCACACTGTTTAAAGAAAATGCAGCGCACATGTCGCAACTCGTAATGGACTTGCGTGAAAAAGCCAGCGTCATTGCCCAAGGTGGCACAGAAGCAGCGCGTAAACGTCATCAAGCGCACGGTAAGCTTTTGCCGCGTGAACGCATTGAACAGTTGCTCGATCCTGGTTCGCCATTTTTAGAATTATCGCAGTTTGCTGGTTTGGCTATGTATGATGAGCCGGTGCCGGCAGGTGGCATTATTGCCGGCATTGGGCAGGTGATGGGGCAGGAGTGCATGATTGTGGCCAATGATGCCACGGTGAAAGGTGGCACATATTATCCCATCACGGTTAAAAAGCATTTGCGTGCGCAAGAGATTGCTGAAGTGAATCATTTGCCGTGTATTTATCTAGTGGATTCAGGTGGGGCATTTTTGCCGAAGCAGGATGAGGTGTTCCCTGATAAAGAGCATTTTGGACGGATTTTTTATAATCAGGCCAATATGTCAGCTAAGGGTATTGCGCAGATTGCCGTGGTCATGGGTTCTTGTACGGCGGGTGGTGCTTATGTGCCGGCGATGGCGGATATCGCGATTATGGTTAAAGAGCAGGCGACGATTTTTTTAGCTGGACCGCCATTAGTGAAAGCGGCTACGGGTGAGGTGGTGTCGGCGGAAGATTTAGGTGGCGCAGATGTGCATTGCCGTACTTCGGGTGTAGCAGATTATTATGCGCAAAATGATGCCGATGCTTTGCGATTGGCGCGGGAAGCAGTTGCAAATCTCAATCGCCGTAAAATTTTAACCCTCGCTACGCGTGCGAGTTTAGAACCGTTATATTCAGTAGAAGAAATTTATGGTGTCGTCAATGCCGATCCTAGGCAGCCTTATGATGTGCATGAGGTAATTGCGCGTCTTGTGGATGGCTCTGAGTTTGATGAATTCAAGGCGTTGTATGGCAGTACTTTAGTGTGCGGGTTTGCGCATATTTATGGTTATCCTGTGGGTATGGTTGCCAACAATGGCATTTTATTTTCAGAGTCGGCGCTAAAGGGTGCGCATTTCATACAGTTGTGTGCCAAGCGCAAAATTCCATTGGTGTTTTTGCAGAACATTACTGGATTTATGGTTGGGAAAAAATATGAAACCCGCGGCATTGCTAAAGATGGTGCTAAGCTGGTGACGGCTGTGGCGTGTTGCCAAGTGCCAAAATTCACGGTGATGATCGGTGGTAGTTTTGGTGCGGGAAATTATGCAATGGCGGGGCGGGCTTATAATCCACGGTTTTTATGGATGTGGCCGAATGCGCGGATTTCTGTTATGGGCGGGGAGCAGGCGGCGAATGTGTTGGCGCAAGTGAACCAAGAGAAGAAGACGCGGCTGGGTGAAGTGTATGATGCTAAAGCGGATGAAGCTTTTAAAGCCGAAATCCGTGCGCAGTATGAGACGCAAGGTCATCCGTATTATGCCAGTGCACGGCTTTGGGATGATGGCATTATTGATCCTGCCGATACGCGTAGGGTTTTGGGGTTGGGGATTTCGGCTGCGTTGAATAGTCCAATAGAGGAAACGGCTTGGGGGGTGTTTAGGATGTAG
- a CDS encoding acetyl-CoA C-acyltransferase: MVNDDPIVIVSCARTPIGNFQGVFKNTTAPELGAVAIKAALERAQLKPEMIHEVLMGCVLPAGLGQAPARQAALGAGLLNSTGCTTVNKMCGSGMKTVMLAHDALLADSENIIIAGGMESMTHAPYLLPKARAGYRLGHQTVVDHMLYDGLEDAYQKGSLMGVFAEECAEQYYFTREAQDQFAITSVLRAKQAQVEGSFDGEIAPVVVTSKQGETLISADEGPGSAQIEKIPQLKPAFRKDGTVTAANASSISDGAAALVLMRRSEAERLGLTPLATMVGHQTHAQEPNLFTTAPIGAIQKLLRAIHWSVDDVDLYEINEAFAVVTMAAMHDLQLPHEKVNVHGGACVLGHPIGASGARILVTLLYALKKYDLKRGVAALCIGGGEATAVAVEL; this comes from the coding sequence ATGGTTAATGATGACCCTATTGTGATTGTGTCTTGCGCCCGTACACCGATTGGGAATTTTCAGGGTGTGTTTAAAAACACGACGGCGCCGGAGTTGGGCGCTGTTGCGATCAAAGCGGCATTGGAGCGGGCACAACTTAAGCCAGAGATGATTCATGAGGTATTGATGGGATGTGTGTTACCGGCGGGTTTGGGTCAAGCGCCAGCGCGACAGGCCGCTTTGGGAGCCGGTCTTTTAAATAGTACGGGATGCACCACAGTGAACAAAATGTGCGGCTCGGGTATGAAGACGGTGATGTTGGCACATGATGCGTTGTTGGCGGATAGCGAGAATATCATTATCGCAGGGGGTATGGAGAGCATGACTCATGCGCCGTATTTATTACCTAAAGCGCGTGCCGGTTACCGATTAGGGCATCAAACGGTGGTCGATCATATGTTGTATGATGGTTTGGAAGATGCTTATCAAAAGGGCAGTTTAATGGGGGTGTTCGCGGAAGAATGTGCCGAGCAGTATTATTTTACGCGTGAGGCGCAAGATCAGTTTGCGATTACTTCTGTTCTGCGCGCCAAACAAGCACAAGTCGAAGGGAGTTTTGATGGAGAAATTGCACCGGTAGTTGTGACATCAAAACAAGGAGAAACGTTGATTAGTGCCGATGAAGGTCCAGGCAGTGCGCAAATTGAAAAAATTCCGCAATTGAAACCAGCATTTCGTAAAGATGGTACGGTGACGGCGGCTAATGCTTCTTCTATATCTGATGGCGCTGCGGCTTTGGTTTTGATGCGCCGTTCAGAAGCCGAACGCCTAGGTTTGACGCCCTTGGCAACTATGGTTGGCCATCAAACGCACGCGCAGGAGCCTAATCTGTTTACCACTGCCCCAATTGGCGCTATCCAGAAATTGTTGCGGGCTATTCATTGGTCAGTTGATGATGTGGATTTGTATGAGATTAATGAAGCGTTTGCTGTGGTGACTATGGCGGCTATGCATGATTTGCAGCTTCCGCATGAAAAGGTGAATGTGCATGGTGGCGCTTGCGTGTTAGGTCATCCGATTGGCGCATCGGGGGCGAGAATTTTGGTGACGTTGTTATATGCGTTGAAGAAATATGATTTAAAGCGAGGGGTGGCGGCATTGTGTATCGGAGGTGGAGAAGCAACGGCGGTTGCGGTAGAGCTGTGA
- a CDS encoding isovaleryl-CoA dehydrogenase — protein MWSGLQCDLDETIRLLRATVYDFAKNEIAPRAGIIDQTNVFPRDLWPKLGAMGLLGITVAPEYNGSDMGYLAHVIAMEEISRASGAIGLSYGAHSNLCINQIHRFGTSAQKQHYLPKLISGEHVGALAMSEANAGSDVVSMQLVAEKKSDHYLLNGTKMWITNGPDADTFVVYAKTNKEAKSHGISALIVEKSFSGFHTAQKLDKLGMRGSNTSELVFENCQVPLENVLYAENKGIEVLMSGLDYERVVLSGGPVGIMQACMDVVLPYTSDRKQFGKAIGEFELIQGKLADMYNHLSASRAYLYQVARNCDAGKVNRKEAAGVILYCSEHATRMALETIQCLGGNGYINEYPAGRLLRDAKLYEIGAGTNEIRRMLIGRALFEENKHG, from the coding sequence ATGTGGTCAGGACTGCAATGTGATTTAGATGAAACCATCCGCTTGCTGCGTGCAACGGTATATGATTTTGCCAAAAATGAAATCGCACCGCGCGCTGGAATCATCGATCAGACCAACGTGTTTCCAAGAGACTTGTGGCCAAAGCTTGGGGCAATGGGTTTACTGGGTATCACAGTGGCCCCCGAATATAATGGCTCTGATATGGGTTATCTAGCGCATGTCATTGCTATGGAAGAAATCAGCCGCGCTTCGGGAGCCATAGGTTTAAGCTATGGCGCACATTCCAATTTGTGTATTAATCAAATTCACCGTTTTGGGACTTCTGCCCAAAAACAACATTACTTGCCTAAACTGATTAGTGGTGAACATGTAGGCGCTTTGGCTATGAGTGAAGCCAATGCCGGTTCGGATGTGGTCAGCATGCAATTGGTTGCTGAGAAAAAAAGCGATCATTATCTGTTGAATGGCACCAAGATGTGGATCACCAATGGTCCTGATGCTGATACTTTTGTGGTCTATGCTAAAACCAATAAAGAAGCTAAATCCCACGGTATTAGCGCATTGATAGTCGAAAAATCTTTCAGCGGTTTTCATACAGCGCAAAAGCTCGATAAATTAGGTATGCGTGGCTCTAATACTTCGGAGCTGGTTTTTGAAAACTGCCAGGTGCCGCTGGAAAATGTATTGTATGCAGAAAATAAGGGCATTGAAGTATTAATGAGTGGTTTGGATTATGAGCGTGTCGTACTCTCCGGCGGACCTGTGGGAATTATGCAAGCCTGTATGGATGTGGTTTTGCCGTATACCAGTGACCGCAAACAGTTTGGGAAAGCCATAGGAGAATTTGAACTGATTCAGGGTAAGCTAGCGGATATGTATAACCATTTGAGTGCTAGCCGAGCTTATTTGTATCAGGTGGCGAGAAATTGTGATGCAGGTAAAGTCAATCGTAAAGAAGCGGCGGGTGTGATTTTATATTGTTCAGAACATGCAACGCGCATGGCGTTAGAAACCATTCAATGTTTAGGCGGCAATGGTTATATCAATGAATATCCCGCAGGCAGGCTATTGCGAGACGCTAAGTTGTATGAAATTGGTGCGGGGACGAATGAAATCCGTCGCATGTTAATCGGCAGAGCCTTATTTGAGGAAAATAAACATGGTTAA
- a CDS encoding quinone-dependent dihydroorotate dehydrogenase yields MLYPILRSLLFQLPPETAHKTTLKTLALLQKLGLSHLISRKHQQPITLMGLQFPNPIGLAAGFDKNGDYIDALAPLGFGFIEIGTITPRPQPGNPKPRLFRLPKAQALINRMGFNNQGVDYLVNQVKQAKYSGILGINIGKNFDTPLEQAAQDYLFCLERVYAHASYITVNISSPNTQGLRQLQDTNALTELLTALKTAQHHLAEQHQKYVPLVVKIAPDLDNAAIEDMATVFLQQKIDGVIATNTTLSREGVTELPHANETGGLSGKPLFDKSLNVVQQLSHHLQGQIPIIGCGGIMSVKDIQTMRAAGASLVQVYTGLVYQGLQLL; encoded by the coding sequence ATGCTATACCCCATCCTTCGCTCACTCTTATTCCAGCTACCACCGGAAACTGCCCATAAAACTACTTTAAAAACTCTTGCCTTATTACAGAAACTCGGACTTAGCCATCTCATCAGCCGCAAACATCAACAACCCATCACCCTCATGGGATTGCAATTCCCCAACCCCATCGGCTTAGCCGCAGGTTTCGACAAAAACGGCGACTACATTGATGCGCTAGCTCCTCTGGGATTTGGATTTATAGAAATAGGCACCATTACCCCACGTCCTCAACCTGGCAACCCTAAACCCAGACTCTTCCGTCTACCCAAAGCCCAAGCGCTAATCAATCGTATGGGATTTAATAATCAAGGCGTGGACTACCTAGTCAACCAAGTTAAACAAGCAAAATATTCAGGTATTTTAGGCATTAACATTGGTAAAAATTTTGACACACCACTTGAGCAAGCCGCGCAAGATTATCTGTTTTGCCTTGAGCGTGTGTATGCACATGCCAGCTACATCACCGTGAATATCTCTTCGCCAAACACCCAGGGCTTGCGACAATTGCAAGATACAAATGCCCTCACTGAATTGTTAACCGCATTAAAAACTGCGCAACACCATCTGGCAGAGCAGCATCAGAAATACGTCCCGCTCGTGGTAAAAATCGCTCCAGATTTAGATAATGCTGCTATTGAAGACATGGCAACTGTATTTTTACAACAAAAAATAGACGGCGTAATCGCCACCAACACCACACTGTCACGAGAAGGAGTCACCGAATTGCCGCACGCCAATGAAACCGGCGGCTTAAGCGGCAAGCCATTATTTGATAAATCTTTAAATGTCGTACAGCAACTAAGCCATCATTTACAAGGCCAAATCCCCATCATCGGCTGCGGCGGCATTATGAGTGTGAAAGATATACAAACAATGCGGGCGGCGGGAGCTAGCTTGGTGCAAGTTTATACTGGACTGGTTTATCAAGGATTGCAGTTGCTCTAA
- a CDS encoding 5'-nucleotidase — protein MSEDISHKLVLAISSRALFNLDESNNIFEQQGIEAYSQYQIGHENEILSPGVAFPLVKKFLNLNRIAPMVEIILLSRNSADTGLRVFNSIQHYQLDITRAAFTNGESPYLYVSAFGSHLFLSANPLDVRNALEAGCAAATILPSHVNLDGNKSTELRIAFDGDAVIFSDDSERVYQENGLEFFAETEKNAAHQPLSGGPFKGFLAALHQLQKKFPKDCPVRTALVTARSAPAHERVIRTLRAWDIRIDEALFLGGLAKGDFLRAFGADMFFDDQTGHCDSAREYVATGHVPHGVRNGG, from the coding sequence ATGTCAGAGGATATTTCACATAAATTAGTACTAGCCATTTCGTCGCGTGCCTTATTCAATTTGGATGAGAGTAATAATATTTTTGAGCAACAAGGGATTGAGGCGTATTCTCAGTATCAAATTGGGCATGAAAATGAGATTTTGTCGCCGGGGGTTGCGTTTCCTTTGGTGAAAAAATTTCTAAATCTTAATCGCATTGCGCCGATGGTGGAAATTATTTTGTTATCCAGAAATAGTGCGGATACCGGATTGCGGGTTTTTAATAGTATTCAGCATTATCAACTGGATATAACGCGGGCTGCATTTACCAATGGTGAAAGTCCTTATTTGTATGTGTCGGCTTTTGGTTCGCATTTATTTTTGTCAGCCAATCCTTTGGATGTGAGAAATGCGTTGGAGGCGGGTTGTGCGGCTGCGACTATTTTGCCTTCTCATGTTAATTTAGATGGTAATAAGTCAACGGAATTGCGTATTGCTTTTGATGGGGATGCGGTCATATTTTCTGATGATTCGGAGCGGGTTTATCAGGAAAACGGTTTGGAGTTTTTTGCTGAAACGGAAAAAAATGCAGCGCATCAACCGCTTTCGGGTGGGCCATTTAAGGGTTTTCTGGCGGCTTTGCATCAGTTGCAGAAAAAATTTCCCAAGGATTGTCCGGTGCGTACGGCGTTAGTGACGGCACGCTCGGCGCCGGCGCATGAGCGGGTTATCCGTACGTTACGTGCTTGGGATATTCGTATTGATGAGGCATTATTTTTGGGTGGTTTGGCAAAGGGTGATTTTTTGCGGGCTTTTGGTGCGGATATGTTTTTTGACGATCAGACGGGGCATTGTGATTCCGCGCGGGAATATGTGGCAACCGGGCATGTGCCGCATGGGGTTAGGAATGGGGGGTGA
- a CDS encoding NAD-glutamate dehydrogenase yields the protein MSDAAQDRKKIIQKVIKHAQKKLTAKEITPFEPFIEYCFSHAPLDDLTQRSTRDLFGVALSLWKLMHKRKTGEYKRRIFNPTLQTDGWESTHTVLEFNLDDQPFLVDTLCTEINREGLAVHFLIHLGGIKVLRNTKHEITGILPPDSSNSEALTEAPIYIEIDRQTDPKVLKALGENLDRVIGDARLAVQDWKKLQGEVYSALEEMEAVKPPATTEDIEEAKAFLRWLLDNHFTFLGYRLYDFVMDGQKEALKLVKHSGLGVLRETSQSKLLRYYADLTPEARKLGLSNQILLLAKTNTRSTVHGNRYTDFVSVKRFNAKGAIIGERWFVGLYTSNVYNDSPRTFPLIRLKISEVLKRSGLPPKGHAHKALAHILETLPRDDLFHSTPKELYDLSLGILELQDRRCIRLFVRKDIYGRFISCLVYVPRDDFNVELGARMQEILQESFSAIEISYETRFFDSILARIHYTIRINPKQPRSYDLSAIERRLIEAGRSWKDGLHEQLIAYFGEEKGNALYASYYRAFPAAYKEAFSPQSAVFDIEHIEKLNAENNLEMSLYQSQRTDDLIHFKLFHPQTTIPLSDAIPILEKMGLRVIGEQPYQLQFNHGRSVWINDFSMRYSGGELNIDENRENFQEAFKKIWNYEAEHDGFNSLVLLSHLNWRETALLRAFAKYLKQIGFTFSQEYMEATLARNPEVTQLLIQMFFEKFDPAQQSGKTTTALLELSEKITQALEGVANLDEDRILRMYLNLIHAMVRVNYFQNDALGDTKPYLSFKFNPDLIHDLPLPKPAHEIFVYSPRLEGIHLRAGKVARGGIRWSDRREDFRREVLGLMKAQQVKNAIIVPAGSKGGFIPKLLPTDGDREQILQEGIHCYQDFIRGLLDLTDNMQDHTIIPPANTVCYDDSDPYLVVAADKGTATFSDIANAISLQYQFWLGDAFASGGSAGYDHKKIGITARGAWESVKRHFQELEIDIDNHPFTVVGIGDMSGDVFGNGMLQSKQIKLVGAFNGTHIFLDPDPDPAISFVERQRLFNLPRSTWEDYNEALISTGGGVFKRSVKTIKLSPEIKKLLNIKKDQIAPNDLVQTLLKAPVDLLWNGGIGTYVKASTETHLDAGDRSNDGVRVNGDELKCRVVCEGGNLGLTQLGRIEYELNGGCINTDFIDNSGGVDCSDHEVNIKILLNHIVSQGELTEKNRNILLAKMTDEVAQLVLHDNYRQVRALSINTDLSLHYLDLYSRYIKEMVKEGKLDRELEYLPSDETLVTRKANGKGFTRPEIAVLLAYSKNILKAEIIDSDLADEDYLNQYIQHAFPQILRKRYGEALNQHRLRREIIATQLSNTLINDMGITFVYQMHDETRADTIDIVRAYIISKEIFNLRDLRETIESLNIKVTLQVEMILELVQLIRRQVRWFLRNLRPKLDIKATIAHFASGVTTLKKNLGSLLTSTEKSMLEEKSQAMIEAGVPEAIAIQVANAKALSSALNIIEAATEKQIDLKKAAKIYFNLADRLGLNEFRETINKYPFDSRWTVLARSAVKSDLDWLQRALMQAVLKQKSKNKDPVSLVEAWLETNHIMVERWETIFTEIKANPTPEYAMLVVAVRELMDLVQVS from the coding sequence ATGTCAGACGCTGCCCAAGACCGTAAAAAAATTATCCAAAAAGTCATAAAGCATGCCCAAAAAAAACTCACCGCTAAAGAAATAACCCCCTTTGAGCCCTTTATAGAATACTGTTTCTCCCACGCCCCACTCGATGACCTGACACAAAGATCCACACGCGATCTATTCGGTGTAGCATTATCCCTGTGGAAACTCATGCATAAACGCAAAACAGGGGAGTACAAACGCCGCATTTTCAACCCCACCTTACAAACCGATGGCTGGGAATCGACCCACACTGTATTAGAATTTAACCTAGATGACCAACCCTTTCTAGTTGATACCTTATGCACCGAAATCAACCGCGAAGGCCTGGCCGTGCATTTTCTAATCCACCTAGGCGGTATTAAAGTTCTTCGCAATACCAAACATGAAATCACCGGCATCCTTCCCCCCGACTCATCCAACAGCGAAGCCCTGACCGAAGCCCCCATTTATATCGAAATCGACCGGCAAACCGACCCCAAAGTGCTAAAAGCATTAGGTGAAAACCTAGACCGAGTCATCGGTGATGCTCGCCTCGCGGTGCAGGACTGGAAAAAATTACAAGGCGAAGTCTATTCAGCCCTAGAAGAGATGGAAGCCGTTAAACCGCCCGCTACCACTGAAGACATTGAAGAAGCCAAAGCCTTCTTACGCTGGCTACTCGATAACCATTTCACTTTTCTGGGATACCGCCTGTACGATTTCGTGATGGATGGCCAAAAAGAAGCATTAAAACTCGTGAAACACAGCGGTTTAGGTGTACTAAGAGAAACCAGCCAAAGTAAATTGCTGCGTTATTATGCAGATCTGACCCCTGAGGCACGAAAACTCGGTTTATCCAATCAAATACTGCTTTTAGCAAAAACCAACACCCGCTCCACCGTTCATGGCAACCGTTATACGGACTTTGTCAGCGTAAAACGCTTCAATGCCAAAGGCGCTATCATCGGCGAGCGCTGGTTCGTCGGGCTATATACCAGTAATGTCTATAACGACAGCCCGCGTACGTTTCCCCTGATTCGCTTAAAAATATCTGAAGTGTTAAAACGCTCCGGCCTGCCACCCAAAGGCCATGCCCATAAAGCGCTGGCACACATTTTAGAAACCTTACCCCGCGATGACTTATTTCACTCAACACCCAAAGAATTATATGATTTAAGTCTGGGTATTTTGGAACTGCAAGACCGCCGCTGCATTCGCTTGTTTGTCAGAAAAGACATCTATGGACGCTTCATCTCTTGTTTGGTTTACGTGCCGCGCGATGATTTTAATGTGGAATTAGGTGCTCGCATGCAGGAAATCTTGCAGGAATCTTTCTCAGCAATAGAAATTTCCTACGAAACGCGTTTTTTTGATTCTATCCTCGCACGCATCCATTACACTATCCGCATTAATCCCAAACAACCACGCAGTTATGATTTAAGCGCCATTGAACGCCGCCTGATTGAAGCTGGGCGCTCTTGGAAAGACGGACTGCACGAACAACTGATTGCCTATTTTGGCGAAGAAAAAGGCAATGCACTGTATGCCAGCTACTATCGAGCCTTCCCAGCAGCTTATAAAGAAGCCTTCTCACCACAAAGCGCAGTTTTCGATATAGAACACATCGAAAAACTTAACGCTGAAAACAATCTGGAAATGAGCTTATACCAGTCACAGCGTACAGATGATTTAATCCATTTCAAACTATTTCATCCCCAAACCACCATTCCCTTATCTGATGCCATCCCCATCTTGGAAAAGATGGGCTTACGCGTCATCGGTGAGCAACCTTATCAACTCCAATTTAACCATGGGCGTTCAGTCTGGATTAACGATTTCAGCATGCGTTATTCCGGCGGTGAGTTAAATATCGATGAAAACCGCGAAAACTTTCAGGAAGCCTTTAAAAAAATTTGGAACTACGAGGCCGAACATGATGGTTTTAACTCCTTGGTATTACTTTCACATTTAAACTGGCGAGAAACAGCTCTGCTTCGCGCTTTTGCTAAATACCTAAAGCAAATTGGCTTCACTTTCAGTCAAGAATATATGGAAGCCACCTTGGCTCGAAATCCCGAAGTTACCCAATTACTGATACAGATGTTTTTTGAAAAATTTGATCCTGCTCAGCAGTCGGGAAAAACTACAACGGCATTACTTGAGCTATCGGAAAAAATCACCCAAGCCTTGGAAGGAGTCGCCAATCTCGATGAAGACCGCATCCTGCGCATGTACTTAAACCTTATTCACGCGATGGTACGCGTCAATTATTTTCAAAATGATGCACTAGGTGATACCAAACCTTACCTATCGTTTAAATTTAATCCCGACCTGATACACGATCTGCCATTACCTAAACCCGCTCATGAAATATTTGTGTATTCTCCACGCTTAGAAGGCATACATTTACGCGCCGGCAAAGTCGCACGCGGTGGTATCCGCTGGTCTGATCGCCGTGAAGATTTTCGTCGCGAAGTGTTAGGCTTGATGAAAGCCCAACAAGTCAAAAATGCCATCATCGTACCGGCCGGCTCTAAAGGCGGATTTATACCGAAATTGCTACCGACTGATGGTGATAGAGAACAGATTTTGCAAGAAGGCATTCACTGCTACCAAGATTTCATTCGTGGTCTTTTAGACTTAACTGACAATATGCAAGACCATACGATTATTCCTCCTGCAAATACCGTTTGTTATGATGATTCTGATCCTTACTTAGTCGTCGCTGCAGATAAGGGCACGGCAACTTTCTCAGATATCGCCAATGCAATTTCGTTACAATACCAATTTTGGTTAGGCGACGCCTTTGCCTCTGGCGGCTCAGCAGGCTATGACCACAAGAAAATAGGCATCACTGCCCGTGGCGCATGGGAATCCGTCAAGCGCCATTTCCAGGAATTAGAAATAGACATAGACAATCATCCATTCACCGTGGTTGGTATTGGTGATATGAGTGGCGATGTCTTTGGCAACGGCATGTTGCAATCTAAACAAATCAAATTGGTGGGCGCATTCAATGGCACTCACATTTTTCTTGATCCTGATCCCGATCCGGCTATCAGTTTTGTTGAAAGACAACGTTTGTTCAATTTACCTCGCTCTACTTGGGAAGATTATAATGAAGCGTTGATTTCAACAGGTGGTGGCGTATTCAAACGCTCTGTTAAAACCATCAAACTCTCTCCTGAAATCAAAAAATTACTGAATATTAAAAAAGATCAAATTGCGCCTAATGACCTAGTGCAAACATTATTAAAAGCACCGGTAGATTTACTATGGAATGGTGGTATTGGCACCTATGTCAAAGCCAGCACAGAAACCCACCTCGATGCAGGGGATCGCTCCAATGATGGCGTACGTGTCAATGGTGATGAACTTAAGTGCCGCGTAGTCTGCGAAGGCGGAAATTTAGGCCTGACACAACTCGGACGCATTGAGTATGAATTAAATGGTGGTTGCATCAATACAGATTTTATTGATAATTCCGGCGGCGTTGATTGCTCCGACCACGAAGTCAATATCAAAATTCTGCTGAACCATATCGTCAGCCAAGGTGAATTAACGGAAAAAAACCGCAATATTTTACTGGCAAAAATGACTGATGAAGTGGCACAGCTGGTACTACACGACAATTATCGCCAAGTACGCGCGCTGAGCATTAATACGGATTTGTCATTGCACTATCTGGATTTATATTCTCGTTATATTAAAGAAATGGTCAAAGAGGGGAAACTAGACCGCGAACTAGAATATTTACCCAGCGATGAAACCTTAGTGACCCGCAAAGCCAATGGCAAAGGCTTCACTCGTCCTGAAATTGCCGTATTATTGGCTTACAGCAAAAATATCCTCAAGGCGGAAATTATCGACTCTGATCTAGCTGATGAGGACTATTTAAACCAATATATCCAACACGCCTTCCCACAAATACTTAGGAAGCGTTATGGCGAAGCCTTAAACCAACACCGTTTGCGACGAGAAATTATTGCCACTCAATTGAGCAATACACTCATCAACGATATGGGCATTACCTTCGTCTATCAAATGCATGATGAAACCCGAGCCGACACCATCGATATCGTGCGCGCTTATATTATCTCCAAAGAAATTTTTAATTTACGTGACTTAAGAGAAACCATTGAGTCATTAAACATTAAAGTGACTTTGCAGGTGGAAATGATTTTAGAACTGGTACAACTGATACGCCGCCAAGTCCGCTGGTTTCTGCGTAATTTGCGCCCAAAACTTGATATAAAAGCAACTATTGCACATTTTGCAAGTGGGGTTACCACCTTGAAAAAAAATTTGGGCAGCCTTCTAACCAGCACGGAAAAATCTATGCTGGAAGAAAAATCTCAAGCAATGATCGAGGCCGGCGTCCCAGAAGCCATAGCCATTCAAGTTGCCAATGCCAAAGCATTAAGTTCGGCTTTGAATATCATTGAAGCTGCCACTGAAAAGCAAATAGACCTGAAAAAAGCTGCCAAAATTTATTTCAACCTAGCAGATCGTTTAGGTCTGAATGAATTCCGCGAAACCATTAATAAATATCCTTTTGACAGTCGCTGGACGGTACTGGCACGCTCAGCAGTTAAAAGTGATTTGGATTGGCTACAACGCGCCTTAATGCAAGCGGTGTTAAAACAGAAATCCAAAAACAAAGATCCTGTGAGTTTAGTGGAAGCGTGGCTGGAAACGAATCACATCATGGTTGAACGCTGGGAAACCATATTCACTGAAATTAAGGCCAACCCCACACCAGAATATGCTATGTTGGTGGTCGCGGTGCGTGAATTGATGGATTTGGTGCAAGTTAGTTAA